From the genome of Flavobacterium ovatum, one region includes:
- a CDS encoding ribonuclease Z, with amino-acid sequence MKLTILGCYAATPRTFTNPTAQVLEIKNRLFLIDCGEGTQVQLRKNKIKFSKINHVFISHLHGDHFFGLIGLISTFSLLGRTTDLHIYGPKGIKEISLLQLKLSNSWTNYKLFFHEIVSEESKVIFEDDKVIVKTIPLKHRVYTNGFLFQEKLDKRKLNVEAVERYKIDTCFYQNIKNGKDITLDNGDVIENGELTFDPIAPKSYAFCSDTVYNEAILPVIEGVDVLYHESTFLDSEKVLANKTMHSTAIEAATIAMKSNAKQLILGHYSTRYESIELFQKEAKTVFSEVWLADDGKSFDL; translated from the coding sequence TTGAAACTAACCATATTAGGTTGTTACGCAGCCACACCTCGTACTTTTACCAATCCTACAGCACAGGTATTAGAAATAAAAAACCGATTGTTCTTGATTGATTGTGGAGAAGGTACTCAGGTGCAATTACGTAAAAATAAAATAAAATTTTCAAAAATTAATCACGTCTTCATTTCTCATTTACATGGTGATCATTTTTTTGGGCTAATAGGTTTAATTTCTACTTTTAGTTTATTAGGTAGAACTACTGATTTACATATTTATGGTCCCAAGGGTATTAAGGAAATTTCACTTTTGCAATTAAAATTATCTAACTCTTGGACGAATTATAAATTGTTTTTCCATGAAATAGTGTCGGAGGAAAGTAAAGTGATTTTTGAAGATGATAAAGTGATAGTCAAAACCATTCCTCTTAAACATCGTGTTTATACCAATGGTTTTTTGTTCCAAGAAAAATTAGACAAACGAAAACTGAATGTTGAAGCTGTTGAAAGGTATAAAATTGATACTTGTTTTTATCAAAATATAAAAAACGGAAAAGACATCACATTGGATAATGGTGATGTTATCGAAAATGGAGAATTGACTTTTGATCCAATAGCTCCTAAAAGTTATGCCTTTTGTTCGGATACTGTCTATAATGAAGCTATTTTACCGGTGATTGAAGGTGTCGATGTTCTGTACCATGAATCGACTTTTTTGGACTCGGAAAAAGTACTAGCGAATAAAACCATGCACTCCACAGCCATAGAAGCAGCAACGATAGCAATGAAGTCGAATGCGAAGCAATTAATTTTAGGACATTATTCTACTAGATATGAGTCTATTGAATTGTTTCAAAAAGAAGCGAAAACTGTTTTTTCAGAAGTGTGGCTAGCAGATGACGGTAAAAGTTTTGATTTATAG
- a CDS encoding ribonuclease Z, which yields MKVDEKGNTMTLKDTQGDFTSFLMKVTHQYKTYENHNIIIDLLAHKDITTEDVIALLPLSKQHKKAKKSFIVVVGDFDYNAIPTKLTVVPTLLEANDIIDMEEIERDLGF from the coding sequence ATGAAAGTAGATGAAAAAGGAAATACAATGACCTTAAAAGATACTCAAGGTGATTTTACTTCATTTTTAATGAAAGTGACACATCAATATAAGACCTACGAAAATCATAATATCATAATTGATCTTTTAGCTCACAAGGATATTACAACTGAAGATGTAATAGCACTTTTACCATTATCCAAACAACATAAAAAAGCAAAAAAATCTTTTATCGTTGTGGTTGGTGATTTTGATTACAATGCCATACCAACAAAATTGACTGTTGTTCCTACTTTACTTGAAGCGAATGACATTATAGATATGGAAGAAATTGAAAGAGATTTAGGATTCTAA